One genomic segment of Mytilus galloprovincialis chromosome 5, xbMytGall1.hap1.1, whole genome shotgun sequence includes these proteins:
- the LOC143076936 gene encoding uncharacterized protein LOC143076936: MIWFLKLAIFAHFLVDWQKPNVDAGYITWKVMEEPLVFGGDVGIQCTYHNSLSCTAHIFWTWTTEPKNELIMTNGIPSEKYKNGKKYSEIRSSCTQYSNLVISNFSEIDYSKKYKCGIANINSTESSFVEYPKEEITFENISYEYAPAQKMVSTALNFKNQQVSFSLKIDKIYPVPECQATFADTDITNALTVEKKKVGLFYNVAVTYTTSDMSMTSFGDLCIRCNGSRRQWKSVDPFCKKKSDLTTKSNLVDISPNEDLTTEHNLVISTVEGT; encoded by the exons ATGATTTGGTTTTTGAAGTTAGCGATTTTTGCACATTTTCTAGTGGATTGGCAGAAACCTAATGTAGATG CAGGTTATATAACATGGAAAGTTATGGAAGAACCTTTAGTGTTTGGTGGAGATGTTGGTATACAATGCACGTATCATAACAGTCTATCTTGTACTGCTCATATCTTCTGGACATGGACTACCGAGCCGAAAAATGAACTCATCATGACTAACGGTATTCCTTCAGAGAAGTACAAGAACGGAAAAAAATATTCGGAAATAAGATCGTCTTGCACTCAGTATTCCAATCTAGTAATATCTAACTTTAGCGAAATAGATTACAGCAAGAAATACAAATGTGGTATTGCGAATATAAATAGTACGGAAAGTTCATTTGTGGAGTATCCAAAAGAGGAGATCACTTTCGAAAATATATCATATGAAT ATGCTCCTGCTCAAAAGATGGTATCGACTgcattgaattttaaaaatcaacaaGTGTCTTTCAGTCTAAAGATTGATAAAATATACCCAGTTCCAGAGTGTCAAGCAACATTTGCA GACACTGACATTACAAATGCATTGACAGTCGAGAAAAAGAAAGTTGGATTGTTTTATAATGTAGCTGTCACCTATACAACTTCTGATATGAGTATGACATCATTTGGAGATCTTTGTATTAGGTGCAATGGATCAAGGAGACAATGGAAAAGTGTAGAtccattctgtaaaaaaaaatcag ATTTGACGACGAAAAGCAATCTTGTTGATATTAGTCCTAACGAAG ATTTGACGACAGAACACAATCTTGTTATTAGTACTGTTGAAG GTACATGA